Proteins co-encoded in one Polaromonas vacuolata genomic window:
- a CDS encoding alpha/beta fold hydrolase: protein MNIAYSLNFVTCSDASGGHRMAWHQWGDADSAHVVVCAHGLSRQGRDFDVLAQSLCQQAIDKGHTIRVVCPDVVGRGQSDWLQDPMGYQVPFYVADMLAMLAQIHLQAPIRELDWVGTSMGGLIGLVIAGQPGLPLPVPVRRLVLNDVGPSIEWQAIVRIGTYLGKAGAFKSLQEAADAMLAVSAGFGPHTTAQWLELSRHMVKPLADSLHGELRLHYDPAIALPFKQATEAATLEGQAALWALYDAIAVPTLLLRGKDSDLLSPATALAMTQRGPKASLVEFAGVGHAPTLIASNQLAAVSQFLL, encoded by the coding sequence ATGAACATTGCTTACAGCCTCAATTTTGTGACTTGCTCAGATGCTAGCGGCGGCCATCGTATGGCCTGGCATCAGTGGGGCGATGCGGACAGCGCGCATGTGGTGGTTTGCGCCCATGGTCTGTCGCGTCAGGGGCGTGATTTTGATGTGCTGGCGCAATCGCTGTGCCAACAGGCAATAGATAAAGGCCACACCATTCGCGTAGTCTGTCCTGATGTTGTCGGGCGCGGACAAAGCGATTGGCTGCAAGACCCTATGGGCTATCAAGTGCCGTTTTATGTTGCTGACATGCTGGCCATGCTGGCGCAGATTCATTTGCAAGCACCGATACGCGAACTCGATTGGGTAGGCACCAGCATGGGCGGCTTGATTGGTTTAGTCATTGCTGGTCAGCCTGGCCTGCCGCTGCCAGTGCCCGTGCGCCGTCTGGTGCTCAATGATGTAGGCCCCAGCATAGAGTGGCAGGCGATTGTGCGGATAGGCACCTACCTTGGGAAAGCCGGTGCTTTCAAGTCCTTGCAAGAAGCGGCTGACGCCATGTTGGCGGTGTCTGCTGGCTTTGGTCCGCATACTACTGCCCAGTGGTTAGAGCTCTCGCGGCATATGGTTAAGCCGCTGGCAGATAGCCTTCACGGCGAGTTGCGTTTGCATTACGACCCTGCCATCGCTTTACCTTTTAAGCAGGCGACCGAGGCCGCAACGCTTGAAGGTCAAGCGGCGTTGTGGGCGCTTTATGACGCCATTGCCGTGCCGACTTTGTTGCTGCGCGGCAAGGACTCGGATTTACTCAGTCCCGCTACTGCTTTAGCCATGACACAGCGCGGCCCAAAAGCCAGTTTGGTCGAGTTCGCTGGCGTCGGTCATGCGCCTACGCTGATCGCTAGCAACCAACTCGCTGCGGTGAGTCAATTCCTTTTGTGA
- a CDS encoding 3-hydroxybutyrate dehydrogenase, whose protein sequence is MLKGKTALVTGSTSGIGLGIAKALAAQGANIVMNGFGDVAGPKAEIEALGVKVAHHGADVSKPAEIEAMLKFAAAEFGQVDILVNNAGIQHVARIENFSVEKWDAIIAINLSSAFHATRLALPAMQAANGGKGWGRIINVASAHGLVASAEKSAYVAAKHALVGLTKVTALENATSGVTCNAICPGWVLTPMVQKQLDAKAKALGISNEEATVQLLQEKEPSLQFTTPEELGALAVFFCSPAGNNVRGVAWNMDGGWLAQ, encoded by the coding sequence ATGCTCAAAGGTAAAACTGCATTAGTCACTGGCTCAACTAGCGGCATAGGCTTAGGAATTGCCAAAGCACTGGCAGCGCAAGGCGCCAACATTGTGATGAATGGCTTTGGCGATGTAGCGGGCCCTAAGGCTGAGATAGAAGCACTGGGCGTAAAAGTTGCGCACCACGGAGCAGACGTTAGCAAACCAGCGGAAATTGAGGCCATGCTGAAATTCGCAGCAGCCGAATTTGGCCAAGTCGATATTTTGGTGAACAACGCTGGCATTCAACATGTGGCGCGAATAGAAAACTTCTCCGTCGAAAAATGGGACGCCATCATTGCGATTAACCTAAGCAGTGCTTTTCACGCCACGCGCTTGGCCCTTCCCGCTATGCAGGCGGCGAATGGCGGCAAGGGCTGGGGTCGCATCATCAATGTTGCCTCTGCACACGGCCTAGTCGCATCGGCAGAAAAATCAGCTTATGTAGCGGCCAAGCATGCCTTAGTCGGCCTAACTAAAGTCACAGCCTTAGAAAACGCCACCAGCGGCGTGACCTGCAACGCTATCTGTCCGGGTTGGGTGCTTACACCCATGGTGCAAAAACAGCTCGACGCTAAAGCCAAAGCTTTGGGCATTAGCAACGAAGAAGCCACGGTTCAACTGCTGCAAGAAAAAGAGCCATCACTGCAATTCACCACACCAGAAGAGCTAGGCGCATTAGCGGTTTTCTTTTGCTCACCTGCGGGCAACAATGTGCGCGGCGTGGCGTGGAATATGGATGGCGGCTGGCTGGCGCAATAA
- a CDS encoding CsgG/HfaB family protein translates to MKNYKLLACVFLALSGCAHQEESKTIAVEKVASANQDYSGPLTAISIGKFENRSDYMRGIFSDAVDRLGNQAQTVLLSHLKQSKRFSVMDRSNMAEIKEESALLKKSQNLIGANFVVTGDITEFGRKQVGDKQLFGLLGRGSTQIAYAKATLNIVNVQTSEVVFSAQGAGEYSLSEREVIGFGGTAGYDSTLNGKVLDLAIREAVQKIVSTIDSGAWRSQR, encoded by the coding sequence ATGAAAAATTACAAACTATTGGCGTGCGTATTCCTAGCCCTTTCCGGATGCGCGCACCAAGAAGAATCTAAAACTATTGCGGTTGAAAAAGTAGCGTCTGCAAACCAAGATTACAGCGGCCCACTGACCGCCATCAGCATTGGAAAATTTGAAAACCGATCAGACTATATGCGCGGCATTTTTTCTGATGCTGTGGATAGACTGGGTAATCAAGCACAAACGGTCTTGCTATCGCACCTTAAACAAAGCAAGCGTTTTAGCGTGATGGACCGCAGCAATATGGCGGAAATTAAAGAAGAATCCGCATTACTCAAAAAATCACAAAACCTAATCGGCGCTAACTTTGTAGTCACCGGAGACATTACAGAATTCGGTCGCAAGCAAGTCGGGGATAAACAACTCTTTGGTTTACTCGGTCGCGGTTCAACCCAAATCGCCTATGCCAAAGCCACATTAAACATCGTCAATGTGCAGACCTCTGAAGTAGTTTTTTCGGCGCAAGGCGCGGGCGAATACAGCTTGTCAGAAAGAGAAGTCATAGGCTTTGGCGGCACAGCCGGATATGACTCAACCCTCAACGGCAAAGTTCTTGACTTGGCAATCCGAGAAGCCGTGCAAAAAATTGTTTCTACGATTGACAGCGGCGCATGGCGTTCACAGCGTTAA
- a CDS encoding DUF4810 domain-containing protein codes for MIISRLKALAVLISSIFLVACVSTTDTIYKWEGYQKNVYQHFRGDKSPAEQTQSMQADLEKIRASGKATPPGYQAHLGLLYGQQGNLDQFAAQIQAEKNQFPESEKFMDFLLRKFKKDEVKQ; via the coding sequence ATGATCATTAGTCGCCTTAAAGCCCTAGCCGTTTTAATCAGTAGCATTTTTTTAGTCGCTTGCGTAAGCACTACAGACACGATTTATAAATGGGAAGGCTATCAAAAAAATGTTTACCAACACTTTCGTGGCGACAAAAGCCCTGCTGAACAAACCCAATCCATGCAAGCAGATTTAGAAAAAATCCGCGCCAGTGGCAAAGCCACGCCGCCGGGTTACCAAGCGCACCTAGGCCTCTTGTATGGTCAACAAGGAAATCTTGACCAGTTTGCAGCGCAAATTCAGGCTGAAAAAAATCAGTTTCCTGAGTCCGAAAAATTTATGGATTTTTTACTGCGTAAATTCAAAAAAGATGAGGTGAAACAATGA
- a CDS encoding DUF799 domain-containing protein, translated as MTLKKLFAKAAAALCILSLTACATQTVKDYSDFKENQPRSILVLPPINDTVEVDASNSVLSQATFPLAESGYYVIPVTLMVETFKENGLTQPTDIQATPAEKLHQIFGADAALYISISKYGTVYKVIASESVVTAQAKLVDLKTGKLLWQGSATASSEEGKNNRGGLVSLLVSAVINQIIGTVSEQSHNVAGIATNRLLHASPNGGILYGQRSPYFSKK; from the coding sequence ATGACACTAAAAAAACTTTTTGCTAAAGCCGCCGCCGCACTGTGCATCTTGTCCCTGACTGCTTGTGCAACTCAGACGGTCAAAGACTACAGCGACTTCAAAGAAAACCAGCCGCGCTCAATACTGGTTTTGCCGCCGATAAACGACACGGTTGAAGTAGATGCGTCTAACAGCGTTTTATCGCAGGCCACTTTTCCGTTAGCTGAATCGGGTTACTACGTGATACCCGTGACGCTGATGGTAGAAACATTTAAAGAAAACGGACTCACACAGCCCACCGATATTCAAGCAACACCAGCTGAAAAGCTACACCAAATTTTTGGTGCTGATGCGGCGCTCTACATCAGTATTTCAAAATACGGAACCGTCTATAAAGTCATCGCCAGTGAATCTGTCGTTACCGCGCAAGCAAAGCTCGTAGACTTAAAAACCGGGAAACTGCTCTGGCAAGGCAGCGCAACAGCGTCTAGTGAAGAAGGAAAAAATAATCGCGGCGGCTTGGTGTCTTTGCTAGTTAGCGCGGTGATCAATCAAATCATTGGAACGGTGTCCGAGCAAAGCCACAATGTCGCAGGCATCGCAACCAATCGATTGCTGCATGCAAGTCCGAATGGCGGCATTTTGTATGGCCAGCGCTCACCTTACTTTAGTAAAAAATAA